TGCTGCCTTACTTTCCCACGGATTCGGTTCAGTGGCACCGTCTTATTGCTTTACTTATCATGTGTGTGGTCGGCGCATTGGTATACGGCGTGGTATTACTGGCTACAGGATTCCGCCCTCGTCAACTTAGACATGGTTAAGAAGGGCTATTAAGAATTGATTTTAAGCCCTACTTTACTAAATCAAAACAAGCCTTATATGATAATAGACTGTCAATACGCCGGATCATTGGCATAATTGAGATCAAATTAAATCAGAGGATTGGTTATGACTATTAACTCGCTAAAGCGTAAATCACTAAAGCGCCTACCCTTATCAGTAATCACTACTGCTTTATTATGTAGCAGTCTGCTAATCAGTGCTTGTAGCAATAATGATACTGACGAAACTGCTAATGTTAATAACGCTAATGTTAATAATGCTGATGAAACGGCAGCCGTTAGCGAAACCACGACTACCGATAATGATGCTAGCGCTCAAGCAGCAGCGGTTGAGACTAGCGATACCGCAGAAGATGGCGATGAAGATGAAAGAGATGAGATTGCGATCACCAGTGACAATATCAATCCTGTAACCTCAGACGCTGAGCAACAGAGCATAGTCACCAATCCAACTGAAGCAGGTACCCCAGAAGATACCGTCAAAAAGGCGCTTAACACTCTATACTACGGCGATGCCGGGCAAGCCGCTCAGTACTATCAAGTCGATATAGATAATTTTGAGCAAGAGCTTGTGAATACTCAAAGCACCTTTCAGCAGACCGTTGAGAGCGTGACTATTACAGATACTAAATATAATGGCGATCAAACCCGAGCGACTATCAATGGTGAGCTGATGCTAATCGGTCAGAGTGAGCCTGCTCCTCTCACCTATGAGCTGCAAAAAATAAAAGGTCAATGGAAAATCTTAGGATAAATGAGCTACGTAATCTGTAGTATCTACAGAGACTGCTTTTCCTAACATTACTACATCAGCGATAAATCCCTGCATATCGCAAACCTGCGGTAGATAACCCCACTGCTCAAAACCAAGCTTACGGAACAAACTTAAGCTTGGTCCATTATGAGCAAAGATAAGTGCTACCACATTGTAAATGCCTAGCGTCGGGGCTTGAGTGAGCATCCAGCTTGCCAATAAACAACCTAAACCTTGGGCTTGATAGTCTTGATGCAAATAAATGCTAATCTCACTACTGATATGATAAGCAGTTCGTGCATATAAATCACTAAAACTACCCCA
This sequence is a window from Psychrobacter jeotgali. Protein-coding genes within it:
- a CDS encoding GNAT family N-acetyltransferase; protein product: MINEGKTAHKLTDKFVVERADKADLAAILKIYNQSIAGKQATANLVAVTIDERMVWFEEHLNNFKRPIYVVKAIDCTDINSDGPERNNHLSSFKYLSPTSTIVAWGSFSDLYARTAYHISSEISIYLHQDYQAQGLGCLLASWMLTQAPTLGIYNVVALIFAHNGPSLSLFRKLGFEQWGYLPQVCDMQGFIADVVMLGKAVSVDTTDYVAHLS